The following proteins come from a genomic window of Geomonas sp. RF6:
- a CDS encoding FecR family protein, translated as MKTAKAFLVAAFLLLTPALSLAAGLGHLRISYLKGDVQVKTPEAGEWGLAVVNAPLAEGDQVWVPAGGRVELQLNGGSFLRLDRDSSLQILSLDEDSSQFYLAQGRVYVNFNPPGGNVLQVDTPDASTRAFDNTVYRIDMGSEFSDVSVYKGSVEAENRVGMRRISAGEMLSLSENSDAVIGPMGPPDEWEAWNKTRNRRYLASSRSVTYLPEELRWYAPDFDGNGRWVYVQDYGNVWTPTVIAADWSPYREGRWVWRGGHYVWIGYEPWGWAPYHYGRWAYVGRVGWCWVPPPRRAVYWGPGYVGWVTTSDHVAWVPLAPGEVYYGRGYYGPNSVNITNVNVTEVRITNVYRNVHVHNCVTAVRRDTFATASPRRVRADQNFVRNRILASGRARPGAPDIRPSRGGELLSARPVPQGKLPPQRVRTMEVRELRRERPLVREPQRSVLTPGGSVQTLPVRNVETRRKPGSGRPEFKYVAPASAAPAPRTDVRAPEGTRSGTAGAPATVPPQRDTTEHRRRNPAEAGRRAGVPERKDAPQGAPPAASAAPSAPTATPVAPSSTPAARSSAPAAPAPHESAPHRRVRPGRAGGASSDPGAAPSAAPPAAQPARRATPATSATPATSATPASPAAPATPATPASPARREHERRGPMERATPTTPVSPAPAVRPHSQHPSRPAVEVPAAPPAQRAVPAPSAAPVQRGGQPPRESYRTRTPAAGPREVPAPPATPAAGAAPGAAPTPVPVQPAAPRPGMPEGRGGDR; from the coding sequence ATGAAAACAGCAAAGGCTTTCCTCGTTGCAGCATTCCTCCTCCTTACCCCCGCACTTTCGTTGGCCGCCGGGCTTGGGCACCTGCGCATCAGCTACCTCAAGGGGGATGTCCAGGTAAAGACCCCCGAGGCGGGTGAATGGGGGCTCGCCGTCGTGAACGCGCCACTGGCCGAAGGGGACCAGGTGTGGGTGCCAGCCGGCGGGCGCGTGGAACTGCAACTGAACGGCGGAAGCTTCCTCCGGCTGGACCGGGACTCATCGCTGCAGATACTCTCCCTCGACGAGGATTCGTCGCAGTTTTACCTCGCACAGGGGAGGGTGTACGTGAACTTCAACCCGCCGGGGGGCAACGTTCTGCAGGTGGACACACCGGATGCCTCGACCCGCGCCTTCGACAACACCGTGTACCGCATCGACATGGGGAGCGAGTTTAGCGACGTCTCCGTCTACAAGGGGTCCGTCGAGGCGGAGAACCGGGTCGGCATGCGGAGGATAAGCGCAGGGGAGATGCTCTCCCTGAGTGAGAACTCCGACGCCGTCATAGGCCCGATGGGACCGCCGGACGAGTGGGAGGCGTGGAACAAGACGCGCAACAGGCGCTATCTGGCAAGCAGCAGGAGCGTGACGTACCTTCCGGAGGAGCTGAGGTGGTACGCGCCCGATTTCGACGGTAACGGCAGGTGGGTGTATGTCCAGGACTACGGCAACGTCTGGACGCCGACTGTGATAGCGGCGGACTGGTCTCCGTACCGGGAAGGGCGCTGGGTCTGGAGAGGGGGGCATTACGTCTGGATCGGCTACGAGCCGTGGGGATGGGCGCCGTACCACTACGGCAGGTGGGCCTACGTCGGAAGGGTCGGGTGGTGCTGGGTTCCGCCTCCGCGACGCGCGGTGTACTGGGGGCCGGGATATGTCGGGTGGGTGACCACCTCCGATCATGTCGCCTGGGTTCCGCTGGCGCCGGGGGAAGTTTATTACGGACGCGGCTACTACGGCCCCAACAGCGTGAACATCACCAACGTGAACGTGACTGAGGTGAGGATCACCAACGTCTACCGCAACGTCCACGTGCACAACTGCGTCACCGCCGTGCGGCGCGACACCTTTGCCACCGCCTCTCCCAGGAGGGTACGGGCCGATCAGAACTTCGTGCGCAACAGGATTTTGGCCAGCGGCCGGGCGCGTCCGGGCGCTCCGGACATCCGTCCCTCACGTGGAGGCGAGCTCCTGTCGGCGCGACCGGTACCGCAAGGGAAGCTCCCGCCTCAACGGGTGAGGACGATGGAGGTGCGGGAGCTGAGAAGGGAACGCCCACTCGTGAGGGAGCCACAGCGTTCGGTGCTGACACCTGGAGGCTCGGTGCAGACTCTCCCGGTGCGCAACGTGGAGACGAGGAGAAAGCCAGGTAGCGGGCGACCCGAATTTAAATATGTCGCTCCGGCGAGTGCGGCTCCTGCTCCTCGCACAGATGTGCGCGCTCCTGAAGGGACGCGTTCAGGCACGGCTGGTGCTCCGGCGACGGTGCCGCCCCAGCGGGACACGACGGAGCACCGCAGGCGGAACCCGGCAGAAGCAGGGCGACGCGCAGGTGTGCCGGAGAGAAAAGACGCGCCGCAGGGCGCTCCGCCTGCTGCCTCGGCGGCACCTTCGGCACCGACTGCAACACCGGTGGCGCCGTCTTCGACGCCTGCGGCGCGCTCCTCCGCTCCGGCGGCTCCCGCCCCTCACGAAAGCGCTCCGCACAGAAGAGTGCGCCCCGGCAGGGCGGGCGGGGCATCGTCCGACCCAGGCGCCGCGCCTTCTGCCGCACCCCCGGCTGCACAGCCGGCAAGACGTGCGACTCCGGCAACATCCGCGACTCCTGCGACATCCGCGACTCCGGCGAGTCCCGCCGCTCCGGCGACCCCAGCAACGCCAGCGTCCCCGGCAAGAAGGGAGCACGAGCGCAGGGGACCGATGGAGAGAGCTACTCCGACAACGCCGGTTTCACCCGCGCCGGCAGTGCGGCCGCATTCGCAGCACCCGTCGCGGCCGGCGGTAGAGGTGCCGGCGGCTCCTCCGGCCCAGCGGGCTGTTCCCGCGCCATCGGCCGCGCCGGTGCAGAGGGGCGGGCAGCCGCCTCGTGAATCGTACAGGACGAGGACTCCGGCGGCCGGTCCGCGCGAAGTTCCCGCACCTCCGGCGACGCCGGCCGCCGGGGCGGCTCCGGGCGCGGCTCCGACTCCTGTACCTGTGCAGCCGGCGGCGCCGCGCCCGGGAATGCCGGAAGGGCGCGGAGGGGACCGATGA